A window of Chryseobacterium aquaeductus genomic DNA:
ACTTGCAGGATTTTCCCACTGTATTCTGTACCAATAAGTAGCTGTAGGGAGATTAATACCTTTCAGAGAACCATTCCATCGTACATTCGATTTATCAGCTTTAAATAATTCTGCTCCGTATCTATCAAATATAGATGCTGCAAAATTCTTGTAATTGCTTACTCCTGAAAAATCTATATAATCATTCAAACCATCACTATTCGGTGTTATGGCATTGCTCATTACAAATGTGAAAAATTGAAGCATATTTCCACATTTCGCATCTTTAATTTTAACCATCAATGTATAGTTGGTATTATCTAAAACATTATAAAAAATATTAGAAGTTTGCCAGGTAACACCACCGTCAATAGAATATTCTAAAACTCCACCTGAAGGATTGGTTGCAGAAATTGTCATTACATTGTTCTCAAAAACCACATTGGTAAATTGAGGAAGATCTGGATTAATTAATTGCGCTGTGAAAACATTAGAACATGTTCCGTTGCTTATCGTTACAGAATAAGAACCCGGAATATTTGTCGAGATCGTTTGTGTAGTAGCACCTGTACTCCAAACGTACGTATAGTTTGGTCCTGCACCGGCATCTAAGATTCCGTTATCTCCTGCACAAGCGAAGACGTCTTGTAGTGTCGAAACGATTGCAGGAACAACTTCTATGGTTATCGTAGCAGGAGTATTAGAAACACATCCATTACCACCTAACGCAAATACCGAATAAGTGGTGGTTACAGTTGGTGAAACAACTTGCGTGTTACCTGTTCCTGTAAGACCAACCCAATTGTAAGTAAATCCTCCACTTGCTGTTAAAGTTACAGATTCTCCTGCACATATTTTACTTTTAGAAGCTGCTACTATTGCAGTTGGTGGACCAACAACAATAGTAATTGAGGCAGGATTTGTAGAAACACAACCGTTAGCTCCTACTGCAAAAACAGTATAAATTGTTGTAGTAGCTGGAGAAACTACTTGTGTTGGTCCATTTCCTGTAAGACCATTGCCCCAGTTATAAGTTGCTCCACCAGAAGCCGTCAAGGTAACAGATTCTCCCGGACAAATCTGCTGGAAAGTCGATGTCAGATTTGCTATTGGTAAAACTTTATCCTGTACAACTGTGACCGTCGAAGTAAAAGTACAGGTTAAATTTGCTGGTTGCGTAGTATTAGTTACAGTTAAGGTATAAGTTCCCGCAGCATTAACTACAGGATTTAAGCTGTTAGCACCAGAAACTATATTTCCTCCAACGGTTGTCCAAGTGATTGTAGATCCCACCGGAATTACCGATGCTGAAGCATTTAAGGTAACCTGTGCTGTTGTACAAGTGATCGTTTGAGGTGCAGCTATGGTCAATTGTGTCACTGCAGTAGTTAGTAATTGAAGTGTTACAACATATTTACAACCACCATTGCTAACTAATACATAAATTGTCTGATTTCCTGCACTCTGGAAAGTTGCTGGAGTTGTTATATTACTGGTATTACCAGCATTAGCATCTGCTTGGTTAACATAGTATGTAAAAGTAATCCCCGGTGCAGTACTGATTTGGCTTTGAGCCGATGTTAAATCATAAGTAATATTTCCTTGTTGATAACATTTTAATAGACTCGCATTCTGAGCTGTAAAAGGTTGCGAAACTTCAATGGTAACAGTACCTGGAGTTGTAGATACACATCCATTCGCTCCGACAGCGGTAACTGTATAGGTTGTAGTTGTGGTTGGTGATACCGTTTGAGTTGGTCCGTTTCCTGTAAGACCTCCCGACCAATTATATGTGGAACCTCCGGACGCCGTTAAGGTAAGCGTTTCACCCGAACATATTGATAATTTACTTGCAGTAAGACCTGTTGTTGGTGGCGCACTGTCACCAATTAGAGTCACATTACCTACACCTGTACAGGTAACATTTCCTGCAAAAGTATTTGAAATCGTTAAGGTATAAGTTCCTGCCAAATTTACGACAGGGTTTAATGTTGTACCACCTGAAACTATATTACCTCCAGTGGTTGTCCAGGCAAATGTAGAACCTGCCGGATAAACAGAAGCAGTAGCATTTAAAGTAATTTGGCTGTTGGTACACGTCAGCGCCGTTGGTGTTGCAATAGTAGCAGTAATTTCAGCTGCCTTCACCAATTGCAATTGTGCAACTTTGGAACAGAAACCGCTTTTTACCAACACGTATATTGTTTGATTTCCTGCACTTGAATATGTAGCAGGTGAAGCAATTGTATTTGTATTACCTGCATTTGCATCTGCCTGATTAACATAAAAAGAAAATGTAGCACCTGGAGTTGTACTAATTGAAGCCTGAGCAGATGGTAAATTAAATATTGCGTTACCTGCAGCATAGCAGCTGGTTAACGTAGCATTTTGCACTGTTGGTGAAGTTCCTCCTACTATGGTAACTGTTGCTTTACCCGGACAAGAATTTCCCGGAATCAATACTTCAACAGAATAAACTCCCGGCTGTGTTGCTGTGTAAGAAGCAGTGGTTGCTCCAGGAATGGCTGTAGTTCCTAAAAACCATTGGTAAGTAGCATTTGGAATCTGAACTGAAGCAGTAAAGGTCTGTGGCGCATTATCACAAACATTTATAGATGCTGGTAACTGCACTCCTGTAGGTCCTAAAATCTGTACTCCAATATCGAAAGAGCCAGCTTCCAAAAATACTCCTGAATCGAAAGCTGAATCCTGAAAATCAGCCAAAACCATTTTGATATGATAAAGCTGACCCGGAATTACAGTTGCCTGAGCCGTCAACGGAACTGTACGTCCGCTAAAATTGGTTTCTATAGAAGTCGTATTGTAACCACCAAAATAGGTAGGATTAGCAGAACCACAAACAAGAGGAGAACCGTCAAATTCATTGGCGGGGTGAATATTTGTGACACTTACAGGATTACCATTTGGTAACACCGCCAAATTGGTATAACCAGGATCTCCAACCTTTTTCAATAGCAGGGCAAAACCATCACCTATAAAACAAGGATAATTATTTTCATATTCTTCAGAAGCAAAAAGATATCTGAATTTTACTTCTGTGGAAGTCGGAATAAAATCAAACTCAAGGAATGTTGCGTCTTTTAAATTACTAGCCGGATTGATATTCAAAGCTGTGGCTAAATCTGCATCTCCCTGCACAGGCACATCATCACTCAAGACATTTGACTGAAGAGTATTACCTGCTTTTCTCGCATGTCCGGTGGTTAATAAAATTCCTTTAGAAAAAGGAAAGTTGGTAGTTCCTCTATTGAAAAAACCCCAGGTTCTATTTTGATTATTAACTGCAAGATTTGGTGATACCACTACGTTGCTCACATTTGCTGTAGAACAAGTAGACCCACCCGCAATCAAAACATCTGTTACCAACTGACTGATACTGAATGAAGATTCGGGATAGGCTGGTGTATTTACATCAATGAAGGCGCCTGCTTTCATTGATTGAGTTGAAGCCTTGGCGGAGGTATTTTTACTTTTTCCCCTAGTCTGAGAAAACGTAAGATTTCCAATCAAAACTAAGAACAAAGCCAAAAATAAACTTCCTGCACTTTTATTAAACATTATGTATTATTTTCAACAAAAATACTATTTTTTTTGATTAAAATTTAATTCAGAAATATTTATATTACTATTAACATAATCTTATGAAAATTTGATTACCGGCACCAGCAAAAATTTAAAATAAAAAAAAACCGAGAAATTCTCGGTCTTTTAATTTATATAGCGATAGATTATTCAAAGTTCTTTAGTAAAATCCAACCTGTTTTCACCGTCAGTTTTTTACTTGCAGGATCCTCAAAGGTTACCTGATACCAATATGAAGCGGTAGGTAATTTTTTTCCTTGGAAATAACCATCCCAGAAAGGTCTGATTTTTTCTGCCTTAAACACTGCTCTGCCGTAACGGTCTGAAACAACGGCCTGGAAATCTTTCAGATCACTGATTCCTCTGAAATCAATCATATCATTTACATTATCGCCATTTGGAGTAATTACATTCTTCATAATGAATGTAAAATATTCTAGCGAACCAACACAACTTGTATTTTTTACTCTTACTCGTATCGGTACAATAATATTCTTAGGAACTCCTGAAAATACATTAGATGATTGCCAAGTAACACCGTTATCAATAGAATATTCTAATTGACCGTTGCTAGGATTACTTGCAGTGATAACCATCGTTCCACTTTCGCTGTAGTCAACGTTGATAACTTCCGGAATAACTGCCAAAAGAACCTGAGTACTGAAAATTTTAATACATACTCCATTACTGATCGTCACTGTATATGTTCCTGGTAAACCTACAGATATTGCTTGCGTTGTCTCACCATTGCTCCAAGAATATGTGTAGTTAGGACCCGATCCTGCATCAAGAGTGATTCTGTCTCCGACGCAAATAAATCCTCCACTCAAATTAGATGTAATGGCTGGTACTACTTCTACAACTATTGATACTGGTTGTAAAGATTTACACCCTTGTGCACCGATTGCAAATACTGTATAAGTAGTAGTCTGCGTTGGTGAAACTGTGCGTACAGCTCCGGTGCCAGAGAAACCTTCCCACTGATAAGTAACACCACCAGAAGCTGTAAGAGTTGCAGATTCACCTGCACATATTTTTAGTTTAGATGAAGTAAGAACTGCAATTGGTGTAGCTTCTTTCTGCAACGTTAAAGTAACTATTTTACTACAAAAAGCCCCGTTGGAAACCAGTACATATAACACTTGACCATCACTACCGTTATATATTTCGGGAGTAGTGATAAAGGTGTTATTCTGAGCAACTGCGTCCGCCTGAGTCAAATAGAATTTAAAGATTGCGCCAGGTGTAGTGCTGATAGATGGCTTAGCTAAATTAAGATCAAAAGTAGCAACACTTGGCGTTGTACAAAGTTTCAAAGTTGCATTTTGAGCAACAGGAGTCGTACCACCAATTATCGTAACCTTTGCTTCCCCAGGACAGTTACCTCCCGGAACGGTAACCTTCACCGTGTAAACCCCAGGCGTTGTTGCAGTGTACTGAATATTAGTTGCTCCCGGAATTGCTACCCCATCTTTGAACCACTGAAATGTCATCCCAGGACTTGTAGCAACCTGCGCCTGTAGAACCTGCGGAGTATTATCACATATATTTAAAATTTCAGGAACAGGATTTCCTGCACCATCAACAATACTGATCCCAATATCAAAAGAACCTGCTTCTAAAAATACAGCAGAATCGTAACCACCATCTCTTGCATCAGCTAATACCATTTTGATATGATATGACTGACCCGGAATCACAGTTGCCTCTGCTGTTAATGGTATTGTTCTACCAAAGTAGTTAATTTGATTCGGCGGTAAAGAACCAAAATATTGTCCATTAATGGGACCACAAGAAAAGAGTGGATTTTGAGGAACAATATTAGTAGCCGAAACAGGTCCGGCGCCACCTGGCAAAACTGCTAAATTTGTGTATGTAGAACCTGCTGTATTGGGTTTTAACAATAATGCAAATGCATCATCATAATTTAAACATGGAAAACCGCCAGTATATTCTTCTGAAGCAAAAATATAATTAAACTTCATCAATGAACTGGATGGAACAAAATCAAATTCTAAAACTACTGCATCAAAAAGCGTTTGAGTAGTACCTATTGCTGCAACCAAATCTGCATCAGAACCCGTCCCAGTGCTTCCACCAAGAACATTTGTGATTGCTGAGTTTCCTGCTTCTCTTGCAAAGCCTGTCGTTAAGACAATGCCTTCATTAAAGGGAAAAGAAGATGTTGATTTATTAAAATAACCCCAAAAACGATTATTATCGGTAACTGGCTGATTAGGGCTTATAGAAACATTTGAAATATTGGGTGTTCCGCATCCTGCAGAACTTCCGACAAGTACATCGGTAACAAGCTGCGTAGGAGTGAAATTAGTTTCCGGGTAAGGAGCAACATTAACATCAATATAATCCCCGGCTTTAGCATTCATCGGAATGTTTTTCTTTGCATTGGGTCTCCTTCCTTCTTGTGCGTAAGAAGATATGCTGAAAAAAAATAGCAGAACAAAACTAATCTTAAAGTAATTTTTTATTCGATAATTTAACATTTTATTATTGTTTGTTCAAAAATAATAAAAATAATTTTAATCGATTATAGTTTAACCAACAGATTTTTAAATTAATAACAAGTATTAATATGATTTTGAATAATAGAAAATAATTGTGCTTGTTCTTCCAATTAATCTCTCTTCATCTGATCAATCATCTCTTGAAGTTCCTGTATTTTATCTTTCAGTAATTTAATCTCATTCTTATTTGAGTTCACATTGCTTTTTAAGATAACGTTTTTAGCCTTTTCGCTGTGCTCTTCTTCATCCTCATCTTCGTTAATCTCTTCAATGTCTTCCTGAATATCTTCAATATCTTCCGTGATTTCTTCAATATCTTCGCTGATTTCTTCAAGATCTTCCTGAATATCTTCAATATCCTCACTAATCTCCTCGATATCTTCCTGAATATCTTCAATCTTCTCATGACTTTTATTTACTGACATTTGAATGAAAATCGCCAGGTAGATAGCTTCCAGAGAAACAACGGTCGTTAAAATCAACAACATTTTATCAAATTCTACAATATTGAGTGCAGGAAGCAAAAATGAGGTAATGAAAAACAGACTATGAACTATAAGTGACGGTATAGAACCAATCCACCAGGTAATTCCATTAGCTATTTTTTCTAAAAGTTCTATTTTCTCGTGGGATGTTTTCATTATTTTATGTTTTAAAGCAATTCTTTCGTAACGCCTAGTCCGAACAATGCAAAGTCATATTTTGCGGGATCTTTTTCGTCAAATTTTCTGATGATTTCGTCTAGTTCCAAAACGGTTTTCCAATCATTCTGAGTTCGTGAAATCAATCCCAGTTTTCTCGAAATATTCCCTGTATGAACATCCAAAGGTATTGATAAATATTTAGGATCAATCGAATTCCAGATTCCAAAATCTACGCCACGATTGTCATTTCTCACCATCCAGCGCAGGAACATGATCATTCTTTTCGAAGATGAATTTTTGTAAGGTGAACTGACGTGTTTGTGGCTTCGGTGCTTTTCGGTCATCAAAAAATCAAACCTGAATCTTTCTATTGCATGATAAAAATTAGTTTCAGAATCTTTAATCTTAAATAAATCTTCCAGACTTTCTTTTTCTTTGTAAATCCTACCAAATTGTCTGATAAAGTAAGCAAAATCTTCTCCGTTAAATGTTCTGTGAATACTTTTTCCTTCTATAAATTTCAAATCGTTTTCAGAAAAATTCATCACAAAATCATAAGGTGAATTTCCCATAATGTCGAGCATTTTATCTGCCGACTTGATGATTGCCTTTCTGTTTCCCCAAGAAATTGTAGCCGCCAAAAAACCGGCAATTTCCACATCTTGCTTCAAAGAAAAACGATGCGGAATCTGTATAGGATCATCTTGAATAAATTCAGAATTATTGTATAAATCAGCCTTTTCGTTGAGGAAATCTTTTAATTCTTCAAAATTCAACATAGCCATTTAAATTTTCACAACTTCTAAAGCTTTGGGTAAAAACGTATTTGGAAAAACGGTTCGGGCTTCATCTGTAAACACCGTCAAGTCACCATACCGATTAGAAAAATGACCTAAGATCAACTTCCCTACTTCAGCTTGTCTTGCAATTCTCGCTGCCTCCAATGCTGTTGTGTGACCCGTATAATCTGCCATTTCCTTCAAATCATGTAAAAAAGTCGATTCATGATAAAGAACTGTTACATTTTTGATGATAGGAATCACCGACTCCAAATATCTGGTATCACTGCAAAATGCATAAGAAACCGGAAGTGCGGGATCTGTAGTTAAAATTTCATTTTTAAGAACATAACCATCACTCAGTTCAAAATCTTTTCCAGCTTTTAAATGATGGTAATCGCAGGTTTCAATCTCTTTATATTTGCTGATTTCCTGCATATTAAGATGCCTGTCTTTCTGCTTTTCTTTGAAAAGATATCCGTTGCAATAAATTCTGTGATCTAAAGGTATAGTGTATACTTCTACTCTATTATCTTCATAGATTTTTTCAGACTCACTATTATTCAGTTCGTGATAAACAACCTCAAAACCCCGATGGGTTTCTGTAATAGTAAAAATCGTTTCCAACATCTTTTTTATGCCTTTCGGACCATAAACATGTAATGGCACATCTCTTCCCAGCAAACGAAAAGACGCGATCAAACCTGGCAAACCAAAACAATGATCACCATGAAGATGTGAAATAAATATATGATTGATTTTTGAAAATCTCGCTTTTGCTTTTCTCAGCTGTACCTGTGTTCCTTCGCCACAATCTATCAAAAAACACCTTTCTTCCATCTCAAGAAGTTGAGAAGTTGGTGATGTATTGACTGTGGGAATTGCTGAATTAAAGCCTAAAATAGTTAAATAAGTACTCAAATCAATAGTTTATTGGGGGTAAATGTACGATAAAAGTTTGAGGCAAAGGTTGAGATTAAGGTTGAGATTGAGGATAATGTTGATACATTTTTTTGGAACCTCAACCTTAGTCTTAGCCAAAATTTATCCTTTCACTTTTAAAAAATCAAGAAACAAATCTAAAGCCTGTTTTCTATGGCTGATCTGGTTTTTATCTTCGGGATTCATTTCGGCAAAAGTCATTTCGTATCCTTCAGGAACGAAGATTGGATCGTAACCAAAACCTTTATGACCTTTATTTTCTGTAAGTAAATTTCCGTGAGCTCTGCCATCAAAATATTGAGCACCATTTTCATCGTAATAACATAATACTGTAATGAAATATGCTTTCCTATTCTCAATAGAATCCATTTCACTTAAAACTTTGTTGATATTTTTAGCAAAATCATGATCTCCTGCATATCGTGCAGAGAAGATTCCAGGTCTTCCATCTAAAGATTCAACTACCAAACCACTGTCATCTCCTAAACTAGGAATTCCTGTCTTTTCAAAACAATATTTGGCTTTGATTAAAGCATTGGCATTGAAAGAATCGCCGTCTTCTATGATTTCTTCGTGTATATCGTAATCTGTAAGACTTTTGACGGTAAATTGATCGCCTAAAATCTGCTGGATCTCTTCTTTTTTATGTACGTTTTGGGTAGCAACTAATAATTCCATTTTCAATTTTTTTTAAAATTCTATTTTTTTCAAACACAAAAGCCACTAATTTTTAAGCACTATTTTCACAAATAAATATTGTTGTTTTATTTTTGAAAAATATTTGTGTGATTCGTGTTTAAACTAAATCTCAGAATAATGCACTTTGTATTTTTTCATAAATAAATAATAAAACAAAGAAAAAAGTACAATTCCTGCCCCTAATATCATCCATCCAGGAACTTTTAGAGCTTCCGAAAAACTTTCATTTTTTGTATAAAGTATTAAAACTGATGAACAAAGATTGTTGAAACCATGTAACAACATTGGTAACAACAAAGATTTTATTTTGTGGTAAACCAATCCTAAAATGCATCCAAGCAAAACTGCACCTACAAATTGCCAAGGATTTCCATGTACCAAACCGAAAATGACAGAAGCAAAAATAATCGCTTTCCAAGGCTGCATTCCGTTATTGATCATTCCTTTCTGAATAATTCCTCTAAAAATAATTTCCTCAAAAATCGGCGCCATAATCACAGCTGTAATGATCATCACCACAGGATTATTGGTCAACTGACTCATCAAATCTGTAAAAAAATCATAGTATTTTCCGAAAAAAGGTCCTGTAATCGGAATCTGAGAAGTCACAAATTCACCGATAAACATCATGCCAAGCATCATCGGGAATACCAGAAGATATGTGTAAAAATTGGTAGGAGAAAAATTAAAATTCAATTTCTTTTTTGTGGTTGGTCTTACGATAAAAAAATCAAAGAAGGCGATCGACAATAAAAAAACTGCGGCATTTGAAACCATCAAAAACCAGTCTTTGTATTGCAAATTTTCTTTAAAAATCAACATCCAAAAAACATTAAAAAACGCAATCGCAATCGATCCCACCACAAAACCGGCAAATAAAATCAGACCACCCAGCCATGTAAAAGTAAATTTTGGGTATTCGTTGTTTTCCATATTCAATTTTTCGAAAAACAAAGATAATTGATTTTATGAGAATACTGAAAACCAACTTCTGCAAAGTACTCCTAACTTTTTAATTATTCATTTAGAAGCATTAAACTAAAATCATTTCTATGAAGTATCTTTGCAACATATTATATTTATGAATATAGATAATGATGTTTCAACATCAGAGAATGTAAATTTATCATTACTTACCTACGTTTGCTTCACTTTCTTAGGGTATTTTATTATTGGTTTATCACTTTCGGTTCTTCTGTGGCAGATGTTTTTGGAATGAAATTTATCTTTCCTTTCAGTGTAGCAACGGGTTTTATCGGGTTGGGATTGGCCTTTATACTTAAAAGAAAATCAAAATTTGATTAAGCTCAAAAACTTTCAAAAATTTAACCATAAAAAGTACAAAAGATTAACACATGAGAACACTTATATAGTTTAAAATTTTGAAAATAATTAAGATCACATAAGAAGCAAATCAAAGAATTTCAAAAACTTATGCGTTCTTGTGTGCAGTTTAATGATGAACTTAAATAAGTAATGTGTTAATCTTTTGTGGTAAAAATAGTCAGTTTAAAGGTTCTATTTAAATTGAATTTCTACAGGCTTTAAAAGAGATTTTCAAATTCCATTAAAAATCACGATTTTTGCAACTTCAAAATACACTATGTCAGATTTAATCAAAGAAATAGAGAAAAGAAAAACATTCGGAATTATCTCTCACCCCGATGCCGGAAAAACCACGCTTACAGAAAAGCTGCTTCTTTTTGGAGGTGCAATTCAGGAAGCTGGAGCCGTAAAATCGAACAAAATTAAAAAAGGAGCAACCTCCGACTTTATGGAAATCGAAAGACAGAGAGGGATTTCTGTGGCAACTTCCGTATTGGCATTTGAATATAAAGGTTACAAAATCAATATTCTCGATACTCCGGGTCACAAAGATTTTGCTGAAGATACCTACAGAACTTTAACAGCTGTTGACTCTGTAATTGTTGTAATCGACGTTGCAAAAGGTGTTGAGGAACAGACAGAAAAATTGGTGAAGGTTTGTAGAATGAGAAACATTCCGATGTTGGTTTTCATTAATAAGCTTGACCGTGAAGGTAAAGATGCTTTCGATCTTTTGGATGAAGTTGAGCAGAAATTAGGTTTAAGAGTGGTTCCGCTTTCTCTTCCGATTGGTATGGGAGTAGATTTTCAGGGAATTTATAATATTTGGGAAAACAACATTCAGTTATTTTTAGAAGAAAAAAAGCAGAAAGTTGGTGAAGCGATTAAATTTAACGACATCAATGATTCTTCTATCGATGAAGTTATTGGTACAAAAGCTGCTCAGAATTTACGAGAAGAATTAGAATTAATACAATCTGTTTATCCGGAATTCAGCCGTGAAGAATACATGAATGGTGATCTGCAGCCTGTTTTCTTTGGATCTGCTTTAAATAATTTTGGAGTTCGTGAGTTGTTGGATGCATTTATTGAAATTGCACCGATGCCACAACCCAAAGAAAGTGAAACCCGTATGGTGAAACCTGAAGAATCTACTTTCACAGGATTTGTTTTCAAAATTCACGCAAATATGGATCCTAAACACAGAGACCGATTAGCTTTCGTGAAAATTGTTTCCGGAACATTTAAAAGAAACGAAAATTATCTGTTGGTAAGAGAAGGTAAAAAGATGAAATTCTCATCTCCGAATGCATTTTTTGCCGATAAAAAAGAAGTGGTAGACGAGAGTTTTCCGGGAGATATTGTCGGACTCCACGATACAGGAAGTTTCAGAATTGGCGATACTTTGACAGGTGGTGAAAAAATCAGTTTCAAAGGTATTCCTAGTTTCTCTCCGGAACATTTCAGATATATCAATAATAATGATCCTTTAAAAGCTAAACAATTGGCGAAAGGTATCGATCAGTTGATGGATGAAGGTGTTGCGCAGTTGTTTACCCTTGAAATGAACAACAGAAAGATTATCGGAACAGTGGGTGCACTTCAGTACGAAGTTATCCAATATCGTTTGGAGCACGAATATGGTGCAAAATGTACCTACGAACCACTTTCTATGCACAAAGCTTGTTGGGTAGAAGCTGATGAAAAATCTGAAGAGTATAAAGAATTTGCAAGGCTGAAGCAAAGATTTTTAGCTAGAGACAAATACAACCAATTGGTATTTTTGGCAGATTCGTCATTCACGATTCACATGACGCAGGAAAAATTTCCAAATGTGAAACTTCATTTTATCAGTGAATTTAAACACGTTTAATATCTTATCAAAAATAAAAAAAGGCTGTCTCAACATAAGACAGCCTTTTTTTATTTAAAATTGCATTTCAGGGATTTCTCCGTCAATGATGAGATCTGCTTCTGTAGATTTGATGATGTGTTCTACAGAAACTCCGGGAGCTCTCTCAACGAGTTTGAATCCGGCTGGAGTGACATCTAAAACCGCCAAC
This region includes:
- a CDS encoding CPBP family intramembrane glutamic endopeptidase, whose translation is MENNEYPKFTFTWLGGLILFAGFVVGSIAIAFFNVFWMLIFKENLQYKDWFLMVSNAAVFLLSIAFFDFFIVRPTTKKKLNFNFSPTNFYTYLLVFPMMLGMMFIGEFVTSQIPITGPFFGKYYDFFTDLMSQLTNNPVVMIITAVIMAPIFEEIIFRGIIQKGMINNGMQPWKAIIFASVIFGLVHGNPWQFVGAVLLGCILGLVYHKIKSLLLPMLLHGFNNLCSSVLILYTKNESFSEALKVPGWMILGAGIVLFSLFYYLFMKKYKVHYSEI
- a CDS encoding peptide chain release factor 3; protein product: MSDLIKEIEKRKTFGIISHPDAGKTTLTEKLLLFGGAIQEAGAVKSNKIKKGATSDFMEIERQRGISVATSVLAFEYKGYKINILDTPGHKDFAEDTYRTLTAVDSVIVVIDVAKGVEEQTEKLVKVCRMRNIPMLVFINKLDREGKDAFDLLDEVEQKLGLRVVPLSLPIGMGVDFQGIYNIWENNIQLFLEEKKQKVGEAIKFNDINDSSIDEVIGTKAAQNLREELELIQSVYPEFSREEYMNGDLQPVFFGSALNNFGVRELLDAFIEIAPMPQPKESETRMVKPEESTFTGFVFKIHANMDPKHRDRLAFVKIVSGTFKRNENYLLVREGKKMKFSSPNAFFADKKEVVDESFPGDIVGLHDTGSFRIGDTLTGGEKISFKGIPSFSPEHFRYINNNDPLKAKQLAKGIDQLMDEGVAQLFTLEMNNRKIIGTVGALQYEVIQYRLEHEYGAKCTYEPLSMHKACWVEADEKSEEYKEFARLKQRFLARDKYNQLVFLADSSFTIHMTQEKFPNVKLHFISEFKHV